From Hoeflea sp. 108:
GGAGGTGGCGGCGGCGGCGACGGCGTTTTCCACAAGCGCCTCGGCCCGGTCGATTTCTCCGCCTCGCTCAAGGCCGGCCTCAAGGTCGTCAAGCGCAACCTCCTGATCGTCATGCTGTTCACGCTGGCCAGCAACGTGCTGGTGCTGGCGATCCCGCTCTATCTGTTCCAGATTTCCGACCGCGTGCTCACCAGCCGCTCGGTCGACACGCTGATCATGCTGACCATCGTCATCGTCGGCGCGGTCATCCTGCAGACCATCTTCGACGCCATCCGCCGCCTGATCCTGATGCGCACCGCCGTCGAGGTCGCAGCCCAGCTCGGCGCGCCGATCCTGAGTGCTGCCGCCCGCGCAGCACTCCACAGCAACGGCCGCGAATACCAGACGCTGAACGATCTGCAGCAGCTGCGCTCCTTCCTGGTTTCGGGAACGCTGCTGACCCTGCTCGATGCGCCGCTTGCGCCTCTGTTCGTGCTGGCGGTGTTTCTGGTGCACCCGCATCTTGGCTTCATCGTCGTCACCACCTCGCTGATCCTTTTGGTCATCACCATCATCAACCAGCGCTCGACCGCCGGCCCCTTCGGCGAGGCCAACACGCATCTGACCAAGGCCAACCTGCATCTCGATTCGATGTCGCGGAATTCGCAGATCATCAACGCGCTGGCCATGATCCCGGAAGCCGTGCGCATCTGGGGCAAGGACACGGCCAACTCGCTGCGCGCCCAGGTCATCGCCCAGGACCGCAACATCACCTTCGCCGCCCTGTCCAAGGCGACCCGGCTGCTGACGCAGATCACCATGCTCGGCTGGGGCGCGCATCTGGCGCTCGACGGCCACCTGAGCGGCGGCATGGTGATCGCCGCTTCGATCATCGCCAGCCGCGCGCTGGGCCCGATCGAGGGCGCCATAGAGGGCTGGAACCACGTCGTCCAGTCGCGCGCCGCCTATGACCGCATCGCCAGCCTGCTCCAGACCTCGCCGCTCAATTTCGAACGGCTGAACCTGCCGCGACCGGAAGGTCGTCTCGATGTCGAGCGCCTGCTGTTCGTGCCGCAGGGCACCAAGCGTGTCGTGCTCAACGGCATCACCTTCGCGCTGGCTCCAGGGGATTCGCTCGCCGTCATCGGCAATTCCGGCGCCGGCAAGACCACGCTCGGCAAGATGCTGGTCGGCTCCATCCTGCCGACCTCGGGCAATGTCCGCCTCGACCTGATGGACCTGCGTAACTGGGACCAGCGCCAGTTCGGCGAAAGCATCGGCTACCTGCCGCAGGACGTGCAGCTGTTCCCGGCCTCGATCAAGGCCAACATCGCCCGTATGCGTGACGACGCCAGCGACGCCGATATCTACCAGGCAGCGCAGCTGGCCGACGTGCATGAGATGATCTCGACCCTGCCGCATGGCTACG
This genomic window contains:
- a CDS encoding type I secretion system permease/ATPase, with translation MTDDRELDWSGLQNEREDDDDRQGPRERPRSLNLRPAPDEKLSVAVAHQEKALDLLERDIDRIISDLHDAAGDRHETPKAARHSEAKAHHEDKSGGAPQTPHKPVQPAMAMPAPPPPERTIPASRPPAPAPAAMAPSVPPSPARHAPPEAPLPAPERQKSEAPAPDRQAKDETVAAEKVAPPELRIVEPQAPAAEMKSKPVGKIIEADNGPIKAREKLPDAKGPNGGDIDGGKGGGGGGGGGDGVFHKRLGPVDFSASLKAGLKVVKRNLLIVMLFTLASNVLVLAIPLYLFQISDRVLTSRSVDTLIMLTIVIVGAVILQTIFDAIRRLILMRTAVEVAAQLGAPILSAAARAALHSNGREYQTLNDLQQLRSFLVSGTLLTLLDAPLAPLFVLAVFLVHPHLGFIVVTTSLILLVITIINQRSTAGPFGEANTHLTKANLHLDSMSRNSQIINALAMIPEAVRIWGKDTANSLRAQVIAQDRNITFAALSKATRLLTQITMLGWGAHLALDGHLSGGMVIAASIIASRALGPIEGAIEGWNHVVQSRAAYDRIASLLQTSPLNFERLNLPRPEGRLDVERLLFVPQGTKRVVLNGITFALAPGDSLAVIGNSGAGKTTLGKMLVGSILPTSGNVRLDLMDLRNWDQRQFGESIGYLPQDVQLFPASIKANIARMRDDASDADIYQAAQLADVHEMISTLPHGYETFVAADGAPLSGGQKQRIALARAFFGNPRMVVLDEPNSNLDAAGDAALAKALQHAKDNKITVITITQRPALLQSVDKILLLVNGTVALFGARQEVLQALAQRGLSIEGGSFGHQIQ